One genomic window of Aethina tumida isolate Nest 87 chromosome 3, icAetTumi1.1, whole genome shotgun sequence includes the following:
- the LOC109597017 gene encoding dynactin subunit 4 has product MAHVCGPEIVKYACHCGLLKPISQLYFCRHCSKIRCSFCVCHEVDSLFCGKCSENIPSAEARIKKNRCGNCLVCPSCQQDLGPRIAATSKTQHADEPKTPVKKMHYLLCQYCRWTSRDVGIPDQTSVTGFPDRDNVHGHRLQEVLDAYKAVVLSQKQQKENDKKKQRKKYMSYTDMTGVTAAALRKRIGLPADRTHPLLKSKPKKPEPAVAVEEVEELPDSIFTEPLNFLEVTSIDQRLLYPESQPVTVDKMFPVHKQLSIKRSLRCRACEHNVSKPEYNPNSVKFKIQLFAYYHIPDIRIVTVEPLRAGKPVELILKFTNPTQHQTDISFLELVITEPEDEEIKETEESLDSLSLQDKQPISLPSLTSTSQPSSLLSLPSHRQPSITIKPRKIEQNINCKVEIPTSSFILPPRDDAAEYDDSGDTHNIQDDTKLVKRRKANKAFIKLTVTPDENLPLNEEVVCGFTMRHLYTNTMLTHQPQKYERNVQVFLTLGNIVGSE; this is encoded by the exons ATGGCTCACGTTTGTGGTCCAGAAATAGTTAAATACGCGTGTCATTGTGGCCTACTGAAGCCGATTTCCCAATTATACTTCTGTAGGCACTGTTCTAAGATACGGTGTAGTTTTTGTGTTTGTCATGAG GTGGATTCATTATTCTGTGGAAAATGCTCGGAAAATATTCCATCTGCGGAGGCCCGCATCAAGAAAAATCGATGTGGCAACTGTCTAGTGTGTCCCAGTTGTCAACAAGATCTAGGACCAAGAATTGCGGCGACTTCAAAGACTCAACATGCAGATGAGCCTAAAACTCCTGTGAAGAAAATGCACTATTTGCTCTGTCAATATTGCAGATGGACTTCTAGAGACGTCGGAATTCCTGATCAGACCAGCG TTACTGGATTTCCCGATCGTGATAACGTGCACGGGCATCGTCTGCAGGAAGTTCTTGATGCTTACAAGGCTGTGGTTTTatcacaaaaacaacaaaaagagAATGACAAAAAGAAACAAAGGAAGAAATATATGAGTTAcact gataTGACGGGAGTTACGGCTGCTGCTTTACGAAAGAGAATTGGGTTACCAGCTGATAGAACACACCCTTTGTTAAAGAGCAAACCAAAAAAGCCAGAACCTGCTGTTGCAGTAGAGGAGGTGGAGGAGTTGCCTGATTCAATCTTCACTGAACCACTTAATTTCTTAGAAG TTACTTCAATCGATCAACGTTTGTTATATCCAGAGAGTCAACCAGTCACAGTTGATAAAATGTTTCCAGTTCACAAACAATTATCCATTAAAAGATCTTTGAGATGTAGAGCTTGTGAACATAATGTCAGCAAGCCAGAATATAATCCAAATTctgtaaaattcaaaattcaattatttgctta CTATCACATTCCTGATATAAGAATAGTAACAGTAGAACCTCTTAGAGCTGGTAAACCTGttgaactaatattaaaattcaccaATCCCACTCAACATCAAACTGATATTTCCTTCTTGGAACTTGTTATTACTGAACCAGAAGATGAAGAAATCAAAGAAACAGAAGAATCTTTGGATTCATTAAGTTTACAAGAT AAGCAACCAATATCACTACCCTCACTGACATCTACCAGTCAGCCAAGTAGCTTGTTGAGTTTGCCTTCTCATAGACAACCATCAATTACCATAAAACCTaggaaaattgaacaaaatattaactgtaAAGTTGAAATTCCAACTAGCAGTTTTATTTTACCTCCTCGTGATGACGCTGCTGAGTATGATGATTCTGGAGACACGCATAATATTCAAGATGATACAAA GCTTGTTAAAAGAAGGAAGGCtaataaagcttttataaaacttactgTAACACCAGATGAGAATCTGCCTTTGAATGAAGAAGTAGTTTGTGGATTTACAATGCGACATCTCTACACAAACACTATGTTAACCCATCAACCACAAAAATATGAACGCAATGTTCAAGTATTTCTAACTCTGGGCAATATTGTAGGTTCTGAATGA